Proteins encoded in a region of the Deltaproteobacteria bacterium genome:
- a CDS encoding HNH endonuclease, which yields MSRKSIPEKIKKLIFQEAGMMCPMCGETDVSTFDIHHIQPFKLVEVHDEDNMILLCKNCHGKVTAGDYSESQILRLKVALANGRHPYIKKKKPSNVINLRNSINTGILANKLEINSTNKVIKLNAPEGCIGANRDHRNYVKRLIDRYHEFKKAEVGTGKMNYAIFYKTIQRKFGAKWDMLPLNVFDSLCQYLQNRIDETVLGKNKKKKGIKRYSTFPEYLEKYSS from the coding sequence ATGTCTCGCAAATCAATTCCTGAGAAAATAAAAAAACTTATATTTCAAGAAGCTGGAATGATGTGTCCAATGTGCGGCGAAACGGATGTTTCTACCTTTGACATACATCATATACAACCGTTCAAGTTGGTAGAAGTACATGATGAAGACAATATGATTTTATTATGTAAAAACTGTCATGGAAAAGTCACCGCTGGAGATTATTCTGAATCCCAAATATTAAGGTTAAAGGTTGCCCTTGCTAATGGCAGACATCCATATATTAAAAAAAAGAAACCTTCAAATGTTATTAATTTAAGAAACTCTATAAACACGGGGATTTTGGCTAATAAGCTTGAAATAAATTCAACAAATAAAGTAATAAAATTAAATGCACCTGAAGGATGTATTGGAGCAAATAGGGATCATAGAAATTATGTAAAAAGGCTCATTGATAGGTACCATGAATTCAAGAAAGCTGAAGTTGGTACAGGTAAAATGAATTACGCTATATTCTATAAAACTATTCAAAGGAAATTTGGAGCGAAGTGGGATATGTTGCCCTTAAATGTATTTGATTCCTTATGCCAATATTTACAAAACCGAATAGACGAAACGGTGCTTGGAAAAAACAAAAAGAAAAAGGGTATCAAAAGATATTCAACATTTCCTGAGTATTTAGAAAAATATAGTAGTTAA